In Patescibacteria group bacterium, a single genomic region encodes these proteins:
- a CDS encoding ATP-binding protein, whose product MIKRYYNLEKLIKPNKALIIYGPRRVGKTTLLNDFLSFTKLKYKLDSGDNIRIQEIFSSQNFSQIKEYAAGYQLIAIDEAQQIPNIGIGLKILIDQVPGLSIIATGSSSFDLAQKVGEPLTGRKKTLILYPFSQVELLEEYNKYELKEKLEEFLIFGSYPEIITAKSNKEKISLLNELVNSYLLKDVFSLDKIKASKQLLDLLKLIAFQVGSEVSLSELATQVRLDVKTVGRYLDILEKAFVLKRIGGFNRNLRKEVSGKAKYYFYDNGVRNAVISQFNNLSDRDDVGALFENFVVMERLKDNSYKARSGDSYFWRTYDGQEVDLVEERNGKLYGFEIKWSPKAKIKEPKDWLGSYKNAQYKVINKENYLDFIGLRG is encoded by the coding sequence ATGATTAAACGTTATTATAATTTAGAAAAGTTAATAAAACCAAACAAAGCTCTGATTATTTATGGTCCTCGTAGAGTGGGTAAAACGACCTTACTTAATGATTTTTTATCATTTACTAAATTGAAATATAAATTGGACTCTGGAGACAATATCCGGATTCAAGAAATTTTCAGCTCTCAAAATTTCTCGCAAATTAAGGAGTATGCTGCTGGTTATCAACTTATCGCAATAGATGAGGCGCAGCAAATTCCCAACATCGGCATAGGATTAAAAATTCTCATTGACCAAGTGCCTGGTTTAAGCATAATCGCTACAGGTTCTTCTTCTTTTGATTTGGCGCAAAAAGTAGGCGAACCACTTACTGGTAGGAAGAAAACACTAATTCTGTATCCTTTTTCTCAAGTGGAGCTTTTGGAAGAATATAATAAATATGAATTAAAAGAGAAACTTGAAGAATTTTTGATTTTTGGTTCTTATCCTGAAATCATTACTGCCAAAAGTAACAAAGAAAAGATATCTTTATTAAACGAATTAGTTAATTCGTATTTATTGAAAGATGTTTTTAGTTTGGATAAAATAAAGGCATCAAAACAATTACTTGATTTATTAAAATTAATTGCTTTCCAAGTGGGCAGCGAGGTTTCTTTAAGCGAGCTGGCTACTCAAGTGAGGTTGGATGTTAAGACAGTGGGCAGATATTTGGATATTTTAGAAAAGGCCTTTGTTTTAAAACGAATCGGGGGATTTAATAGAAATTTACGGAAGGAAGTTTCTGGAAAAGCAAAATATTATTTTTATGATAATGGAGTCCGTAATGCAGTTATTTCTCAGTTTAATAATTTGAGCGATAGAGATGATGTCGGCGCTTTATTTGAGAATTTTGTTGTTATGGAAAGATTGAAAGACAATAGTTATAAAGCGAGGTCGGGAGATAGTTATTTCTGGCGGACTTACGATGGGCAGGAAGTCGATTTAGTAGAAGAAAGAAACGGCAAACTTTATGGATTTGAAATCAAATGGTCGCCTAAAGCAAAAATAAAAGAGCCAAAGGACTGGCTTGGAAGTTATAAGAATGCCCAATATAAAGTAATCAATAAAGAGAATTATTTAGATTTCATTGGTTTAAGAGGTTAA
- a CDS encoding ABC transporter permease — MKFSDSLKLSLRMFRTRPSRTWLTIFGMGIGTGAVLFLIGLGYGFQHLILSNIVSSDTLLSLTISSTQPDVIIINDQALTEMREIEGIKDISPIVSYPAQIAMGDLIGNIVLKGIDDNYLKYEGINVKDGEEMGKEKKEVLVSEAVVMLFGAETNSEIIGKEVEVQISGALGESAVGGEEFIQFDDKYKIVGVVVGTESVFIFFPLSDLQKRVDIFEYESAKVRVTKEASIIPVSDALIDKGFQVISLSETVNQANQIFRGIQFALGFFGAIALFVAAIGMVNTMTVTLLERTNEIGIMRATGASKKDILTIFMSEATVMGFLGGVAGLILGILGGSLFNLTINIIAGAFGGKSISLFYYPAWFIITLIVVSTSVGLAAGFFPGRKAAKLDPLDALRYK; from the coding sequence ATGAAATTTTCTGATTCATTAAAACTTTCATTACGAATGTTTAGAACTAGGCCGTCTAGGACCTGGTTGACTATTTTCGGTATGGGTATTGGGACTGGTGCGGTTTTATTTTTGATAGGTCTTGGATATGGTTTCCAACATTTGATTTTATCTAATATTGTAAGTAGCGACACTTTATTGAGCTTGACTATTTCCAGCACCCAACCTGATGTGATTATAATCAATGACCAGGCGTTAACAGAAATGAGGGAAATAGAGGGCATTAAAGATATTTCGCCAATTGTAAGTTATCCTGCCCAAATTGCGATGGGGGATTTAATCGGGAATATAGTTCTTAAAGGAATAGATGATAACTATTTGAAATACGAAGGAATCAATGTTAAAGATGGTGAGGAAATGGGAAAAGAAAAAAAAGAAGTTCTTGTTTCAGAAGCAGTTGTGATGCTTTTTGGAGCAGAAACTAATAGCGAGATTATAGGCAAAGAAGTCGAGGTTCAGATTTCAGGCGCCTTAGGAGAATCTGCTGTTGGTGGCGAGGAATTTATCCAATTTGACGATAAGTATAAAATTGTGGGAGTAGTTGTTGGAACGGAATCTGTCTTTATATTCTTTCCATTATCGGATTTGCAAAAAAGGGTTGATATCTTTGAATACGAATCAGCTAAGGTAAGAGTTACTAAAGAGGCCAGCATAATTCCTGTAAGCGATGCTTTAATTGATAAAGGTTTTCAAGTCATCTCTTTGTCTGAAACAGTAAATCAGGCAAATCAAATTTTTAGAGGAATACAATTTGCTTTGGGATTTTTTGGCGCCATTGCTTTGTTTGTTGCAGCCATTGGAATGGTCAACACAATGACTGTTACCCTATTAGAGCGCACTAATGAAATAGGAATTATGAGAGCAACAGGCGCTTCAAAAAAAGATATTTTAACAATTTTCATGAGCGAGGCAACAGTAATGGGATTTTTAGGTGGAGTGGCTGGATTGATACTCGGAATTTTGGGTGGCTCTTTATTTAATTTGACAATAAATATAATTGCCGGAGCTTTTGGAGGAAAATCAATTAGTTTATTTTACTATCCAGCTTGGTTTATTATCACTTTGATTGTAGTGTCCACTTCTGTTGGTTTGGCTGCTGGATTTTTCCCAGGCAGGAAAGCAGCTAAACTTGACCCATTGGACGCCTTACGGTATAAATAG
- a CDS encoding fibronectin type III domain-containing protein, giving the protein MVIFRKKYLSLEEARRYLRRRGKTYSSAYLSLLAKKEKLQAIKINKKWITTRVWLKEFLSQSKLDPQKLQKNKKAKKLEVQKEGLVLPLYFGWAIKLDFVKFYRENLDWHLEWHLKLPKLPIKLNIKFFHKKWQRIMSAFFAVCIIGLGGFLFYHIYFTSSVTYQWVQTDWSGGEDQVNYPLHPTNQTNWTKYWSKASDIKISVAGEVSYETSATLPPKTAILPTARYDAPAVYDTTSNKFYIIGGYDLDGSDDPRFLTEIVQYNSSTDVATTTGMGSLPVQLRGHSADLNPDNGKIYIFGGYDNTNSQFNSTIYTFNPASPSGDATSTAYSLPSGREYAPAVYAPNVDKFYIFGGFYLDGSLNQTYLDEIIEFNPSTGATSTITAGSLPALKGSSAVYYPVNGLIYIFGGYDNTAGDYSDKIYSFNPLNPTAGASDTGYMMPSKRAYTTAAYYYSFGDASIKKMYIFGGYRLTGDTSFYLNEVLKFDGTASPAAQANPLAKNLKSASAVFNSSENKIYVFAGFDGDGEAFSDTIYHYPLTPMAPLVSSPYNTTDPAVTLAQLSWSETLAGGTTILFQIRTASNDDNSTPADPSDDTPNIWTDWCGPDNGAAGCDTNTYFTDNAGGEAIDAIFKDAADDQWIQYKVFLITDSLDQTPVLSDVTMTYVVNTAPTVSDVTGSQDSVGAVNISYGWTDAEEATSTIYLFYDLGITLDGDIDADVTTISVSDATYLANSGTIQLDSEQITYIGKSGNDLTGCTRGANNTVYYKATHSSGGTVWIKANTATGDIGSGISAGSGKAIVWTPKTDIDGYYAASTVKVRVVANDGNAARQAGSADSSVFEFDTKDPVIGLTAVGSTGIDINGNATTSKGIEKTNVLSNIVHLASTDDTALEFILSNDGTFDTEVYESYASSTNWSLDEFCADQEYGCVKTVYVKFKDTKGNEIGPYTDTITLDNNPPAIPSNSFIQDVSNASTSQFRLFVTWDKATVSDWIRYEIYRSTNGIDFALYDTITDINLNYKLEIDLVQGNTYYYKIRSVDDIINNSDYSTTVSMEAGGNPADNVPPAISGVATSTPTINSVIVTWSTDEISTSQVIYSTNASVPEGSPTQGVSGYGTAHSVTLTGLVHTTTYYFKAHSCDASSNCSDSTIGQFTTATPDQTGPFIFTPIIVSDISENSATISWDTDESSTSFVEYSISSGFSSGTIQGDFAYVTSHEVTIHGLSPSTNYYFKVRSTDSSGNESISAENSFSTSASSEDVTPPSISDVSTSGIAYNTATATWTTNENSSSFVEFGLSTSYGRIYGQDDSVTSHSVNLPQDLLPATLYHFRVRSVDGAGNEGISGDYTFTTSGDPSDSTAPTISNVQIGEPAKTSITITWDTDEVADSYIGFSAATTTYSHEQGLPTMATSHSVTLVGLWPDTTYYFQVKSKDPSGNQQIDSNSGQGYSFTTLTSVSDPPVISNVQIIDTGSNTATITWSTNKSANSFVEYGLDTAYGYSQGLYNSATSHSVTLVGLLSQATYHFRVRSTDSDSNEGVSQDYTLTTESAADITPPVISSVQATNITLITADITWTTNENTDNIVTYGSATSSLDRVAGSNASSTTSHTVSLTNLTPGTTYYYQVQSRDAAGNITIDNNSGSYYSFTATSDTTAPVISNVAVPVKDRNSATITWDTDEDATSQAEYSLNSDLSSSTATTEITNLRQQHSVIVSGLTSDTTYYYRVISKDAYNNSATSSISSFDTTGAKEDSTAPVISSVSSGSITLISAVIIWTTNENSNSIVDYGTTVSLGSMAGQITDSATSHSVSLVGLDSGTLYYYQVRSQDSSGNIGTDNNSGSYYTFTTTADTTGPVISSVTASTISDTSATITWNTDELSTSQVVYGVSTTYGSQTTEDSTLTYQHSVTVTGLERETTYYYKVISKDSADNSTTDDNSGSGYTFTTTREPGQTVYVGGGGGGGISYERADQKPPTINDLKIDEITAISAKVYWKTDEKASGLVEYGTTASYGQSQGFYEATELEHTVVVDGLLPNTTYHLRPVSIDDWGNIGRGTDNSITTMSGVAELPIGEITIEQIMERIGGITTSEELQDIYAIIEETAQRIMEPPFIAGEYPVVETTSDSARIIWVTDQNANSMVAYSPTGQYSPNSPDAYRYVVGNREESATYHFVELLNLKPDSTYHYQIRSQGKIGPVAKSVDATFKTKPIGIEIIGLRMTKLGQDFAEFTWDTNIPASSIVEYTDLKTGKTLSQGDKSLIKGHVFKLEKLALNTEYSAVVICRDEAGNEAKSTNIEFTTGKDSVAPTITQVRANSTLYPGQELKVQTIIDWQTNEPATSQLFWKEGSMTNAQVFSSTVDTALTNKHVVVTTRFKPSTVYRFWVESKDIAGNTARSKEFTILTPQRTESVLEMIIRNFEEIFGWTKRLR; this is encoded by the coding sequence GTGGTAATATTTAGAAAAAAATATTTATCGCTCGAAGAGGCAAGAAGATATTTGCGAAGAAGGGGCAAGACATATTCCTCTGCTTATTTGAGTTTGTTGGCGAAAAAGGAAAAATTACAAGCGATAAAAATTAATAAGAAATGGATTACTACAAGGGTGTGGTTGAAAGAATTTTTGAGTCAATCAAAGCTTGACCCCCAAAAACTCCAAAAGAATAAGAAAGCCAAAAAACTTGAGGTTCAAAAAGAAGGATTAGTTTTGCCATTATACTTTGGTTGGGCGATTAAACTTGATTTTGTAAAGTTTTATCGCGAAAATCTTGATTGGCATTTAGAGTGGCATCTAAAATTACCGAAATTGCCGATTAAGTTGAATATTAAATTTTTTCACAAAAAATGGCAGAGGATTATGAGCGCATTTTTTGCTGTTTGTATAATCGGGCTTGGAGGATTCCTGTTTTATCACATATATTTTACCTCCAGCGTAACTTATCAATGGGTTCAGACAGATTGGTCAGGAGGAGAGGACCAAGTCAATTATCCTTTACATCCGACAAATCAAACTAATTGGACAAAATACTGGTCTAAGGCGAGTGATATTAAAATATCTGTTGCAGGCGAAGTTAGTTATGAAACAAGCGCAACCCTACCTCCTAAAACCGCCATTTTGCCAACTGCCAGATACGATGCTCCGGCTGTTTACGACACTACTTCTAATAAGTTTTACATTATCGGCGGGTATGATTTAGATGGCTCGGATGACCCGAGATTTTTAACAGAGATAGTGCAATATAATTCATCTACTGATGTTGCTACAACAACAGGCATGGGCTCTCTGCCTGTTCAATTAAGAGGACATTCAGCAGACCTGAATCCTGATAATGGAAAAATATATATCTTTGGCGGATACGACAATACTAATTCTCAATTCAACAGCACTATTTATACTTTTAATCCTGCCAGTCCTTCAGGCGATGCCACGAGCACTGCTTATTCTTTGCCTTCTGGCAGGGAATATGCGCCAGCTGTTTATGCGCCTAATGTTGATAAATTCTACATCTTTGGCGGATTCTATTTAGACGGCTCACTAAACCAGACATATTTAGATGAGATTATTGAATTTAATCCATCCACAGGAGCAACTTCTACAATTACCGCAGGGTCTTTGCCAGCGCTTAAAGGCAGTTCAGCAGTATATTACCCAGTTAACGGGTTGATTTATATCTTCGGCGGTTATGACAATACCGCAGGAGATTATTCGGATAAAATATATTCTTTTAATCCTCTAAATCCAACTGCTGGCGCTTCTGATACAGGGTATATGATGCCGAGTAAAAGAGCTTACACCACAGCAGCTTATTATTATAGTTTCGGCGATGCGAGTATTAAAAAAATGTATATTTTTGGCGGTTATCGTTTAACCGGAGACACTTCGTTTTATCTTAACGAAGTTTTAAAATTTGATGGCACTGCCAGCCCTGCTGCGCAAGCAAATCCTTTGGCAAAAAATTTAAAAAGCGCATCAGCTGTTTTTAATTCTTCGGAAAATAAGATATATGTTTTTGCTGGCTTTGACGGAGACGGGGAGGCATTTTCAGACACAATTTACCATTATCCTCTTACTCCTATGGCCCCATTGGTATCTTCTCCATACAACACTACTGACCCAGCAGTCACCTTGGCCCAGCTTTCTTGGAGCGAGACATTGGCTGGTGGCACAACGATTCTTTTCCAGATAAGAACAGCGAGTAATGATGATAATAGCACGCCAGCTGACCCAAGCGATGATACCCCAAATATTTGGACTGATTGGTGCGGACCTGATAATGGAGCAGCAGGATGCGACACTAACACCTATTTCACTGATAATGCCGGCGGAGAGGCGATTGATGCGATATTTAAAGATGCTGCTGATGACCAATGGATTCAGTACAAAGTTTTCTTAATCACTGACTCTTTGGATCAAACTCCGGTTTTGAGCGATGTAACAATGACTTATGTTGTTAATACTGCGCCCACTGTTTCCGATGTAACAGGTTCACAGGATTCTGTTGGGGCAGTGAATATTAGTTATGGTTGGACAGACGCAGAAGAGGCGACAAGCACGATTTATCTTTTTTACGATTTAGGAATTACTTTGGATGGAGATATTGACGCGGATGTTACTACGATTTCTGTTTCTGACGCCACTTACTTGGCTAATTCAGGGACCATTCAACTTGATTCTGAACAGATTACTTATATTGGGAAAAGCGGAAATGATTTAACAGGGTGCACAAGAGGAGCTAACAATACTGTTTATTATAAGGCGACACATTCGTCAGGCGGAACGGTTTGGATTAAAGCGAATACCGCAACAGGAGATATTGGGTCTGGTATATCAGCTGGCAGCGGAAAGGCGATTGTTTGGACTCCAAAAACAGACATTGACGGTTATTACGCAGCCAGTACAGTCAAAGTTAGGGTGGTGGCAAATGACGGCAATGCTGCCAGACAAGCGGGTTCAGCGGATTCGTCTGTTTTTGAATTTGATACCAAAGACCCAGTAATTGGCTTAACAGCAGTGGGCAGTACAGGCATAGATATAAACGGAAATGCCACTACCAGCAAAGGGATAGAGAAAACTAATGTTTTGAGCAATATTGTTCATCTTGCAAGCACTGATGATACTGCTTTAGAATTTATCTTATCTAATGACGGAACATTTGACACTGAAGTTTATGAGTCATACGCATCTTCAACCAACTGGTCGTTAGATGAGTTTTGCGCAGACCAGGAGTATGGCTGCGTGAAAACAGTTTATGTAAAATTCAAAGATACAAAGGGCAATGAAATCGGACCTTACACTGATACCATTACTTTGGATAATAATCCGCCAGCCATACCATCCAACTCCTTTATTCAGGATGTGTCTAATGCCAGCACAAGCCAGTTCCGGCTGTTTGTTACATGGGACAAGGCCACAGTTTCTGACTGGATAAGGTACGAGATTTATCGCTCAACAAACGGAATCGATTTCGCCTTGTATGACACTATTACTGATATTAATCTTAATTACAAGTTGGAAATTGACCTTGTCCAGGGCAATACATATTATTATAAAATACGGTCTGTTGACGACATTATTAATAATTCCGACTACTCCACAACCGTGTCAATGGAGGCAGGTGGGAATCCTGCTGATAATGTTCCGCCTGCAATATCAGGAGTCGCCACTTCCACACCGACAATCAATTCAGTCATTGTCACCTGGTCAACAGATGAAATATCAACTTCGCAGGTTATTTATTCCACTAATGCCTCGGTTCCCGAGGGCTCTCCAACCCAAGGGGTGAGCGGATATGGTACTGCTCATTCTGTTACGCTTACAGGTTTAGTCCACACAACCACGTATTATTTTAAGGCCCATTCATGCGATGCTTCCAGCAACTGCTCTGATTCAACCATTGGTCAATTTACCACTGCGACCCCTGACCAGACAGGTCCGTTTATTTTCACACCGATTATTGTATCTGATATTAGCGAAAACTCTGCCACAATATCATGGGACACTGATGAATCATCCACTTCCTTTGTGGAATACTCTATTAGTTCGGGATTCAGTTCTGGCACAATACAGGGTGATTTTGCTTATGTGACTTCGCACGAGGTTACTATACATGGATTAAGTCCCTCAACTAATTATTATTTCAAAGTGCGTTCAACTGATTCTTCGGGCAATGAATCAATATCTGCGGAAAATAGTTTTAGCACCAGCGCTTCAAGTGAAGATGTTACTCCGCCGAGCATTTCTGATGTTTCGACTTCCGGCATTGCATATAACACTGCCACAGCAACTTGGACAACTAATGAAAACTCATCTTCTTTTGTTGAATTTGGTTTATCCACTTCTTATGGAAGAATTTACGGACAAGACGATTCAGTGACTTCGCATTCAGTTAATTTGCCCCAAGACCTTTTGCCTGCCACGCTTTACCATTTTAGAGTAAGGTCGGTTGATGGAGCTGGGAATGAAGGCATATCTGGCGACTACACATTTACCACCAGCGGAGACCCGAGTGACAGCACTGCTCCAACTATTTCCAATGTCCAAATAGGCGAGCCAGCCAAAACATCAATTACAATTACCTGGGACACAGACGAAGTAGCTGATTCATATATTGGTTTTTCCGCTGCTACAACCACTTATTCACATGAACAAGGATTGCCGACAATGGCAACAAGCCATTCAGTGACCTTGGTTGGCTTATGGCCTGATACTACTTATTATTTCCAAGTAAAATCAAAAGACCCTTCTGGCAATCAACAAATTGATAGTAATAGTGGACAGGGATACTCTTTTACCACCCTCACTTCTGTATCAGACCCGCCAGTAATTTCCAATGTCCAAATTATTGATACTGGTTCAAACACTGCAACCATTACTTGGAGTACTAATAAAAGCGCTAATTCTTTTGTTGAGTATGGGCTAGATACTGCCTATGGTTATTCGCAAGGGCTATATAATTCTGCGACTTCCCACTCTGTGACTTTAGTAGGGCTTTTGTCTCAAGCCACTTATCATTTCAGAGTAAGGTCCACTGATTCTGACAGCAACGAAGGCGTATCACAGGATTACACTCTTACCACAGAATCAGCAGCGGATATTACTCCACCAGTCATTTCTAGTGTTCAGGCAACCAATATCACCCTAATAACAGCTGATATAACCTGGACTACAAATGAAAATACTGACAATATAGTTACTTACGGTTCTGCTACTTCAAGCTTGGATAGGGTTGCTGGTAGCAATGCCAGTTCAACAACTTCGCATACTGTTTCCTTAACAAATTTAACCCCAGGCACAACTTATTATTATCAGGTTCAATCAAGAGACGCTGCTGGTAATATCACAATAGACAACAATAGCGGAAGTTATTATAGTTTTACTGCCACATCAGACACCACAGCGCCGGTTATCAGCAATGTTGCGGTTCCGGTAAAAGATAGAAATTCTGCCACCATCACTTGGGATACAGATGAAGATGCTACATCGCAGGCAGAATATTCTTTGAACAGCGATTTATCAAGTTCAACTGCTACTACAGAAATTACTAATCTTCGGCAACAACACAGCGTTATCGTATCAGGCCTGACATCTGACACCACTTATTATTACCGGGTAATTTCCAAAGATGCCTACAATAATTCTGCTACTTCAAGTATTTCTTCTTTTGACACCACTGGAGCTAAAGAGGACAGCACTGCGCCAGTCATTTCCAGCGTTTCTTCTGGGTCTATTACTCTTATATCCGCAGTAATTATTTGGACCACTAATGAGAATTCAAATTCAATAGTTGACTATGGCACAACAGTATCGCTTGGCTCTATGGCAGGCCAGATTACTGACTCCGCAACCAGTCACTCGGTAAGTTTGGTTGGATTAGATTCAGGAACCCTTTATTATTATCAGGTGCGGTCCCAGGATTCTTCAGGCAATATTGGCACAGATAATAATTCAGGGAGTTATTATACTTTTACAACAACAGCAGATACTACTGGCCCTGTTATTTCAAGCGTTACTGCTTCCACTATTTCAGACACATCAGCAACCATCACTTGGAATACGGATGAATTATCAACTTCACAGGTTGTTTATGGGGTCTCTACAACATACGGTTCCCAAACAACAGAGGATTCTACTTTGACTTATCAGCATTCAGTAACAGTTACGGGATTAGAGAGGGAGACCACTTATTATTATAAAGTTATTTCAAAAGATTCTGCTGATAATTCCACAACAGATGATAATTCAGGCAGTGGTTACACTTTCACTACCACGAGAGAGCCGGGCCAGACCGTGTATGTCGGCGGAGGCGGAGGCGGAGGAATCAGTTATGAAAGAGCAGACCAAAAACCGCCTACAATCAACGATTTAAAGATAGACGAAATAACTGCCATTTCTGCCAAGGTTTACTGGAAGACAGATGAAAAAGCAAGCGGATTAGTTGAGTATGGGACAACTGCCAGCTATGGCCAATCACAAGGGTTTTACGAAGCAACAGAATTAGAGCATACAGTTGTTGTAGACGGTTTGCTTCCCAATACCACTTATCATTTAAGACCAGTTTCTATTGATGATTGGGGAAATATTGGCAGGGGAACAGACAATAGCATCACAACTATGTCAGGAGTGGCAGAGCTACCAATAGGGGAAATTACAATAGAGCAGATTATGGAAAGAATTGGGGGCATTACCACAAGCGAAGAATTGCAAGACATTTATGCAATAATAGAAGAAACAGCTCAAAGGATTATGGAACCGCCATTTATTGCCGGAGAATATCCTGTGGTAGAGACAACTTCTGATTCAGCAAGGATTATTTGGGTGACTGATCAAAATGCGAATAGTATGGTTGCTTATTCGCCTACTGGACAATATAGCCCTAATTCCCCTGATGCTTACAGGTATGTTGTTGGGAACCGCGAAGAATCGGCAACTTATCACTTTGTTGAGCTTTTGAACTTGAAACCGGACTCCACTTATCATTATCAAATTCGTTCGCAAGGAAAAATAGGACCAGTAGCTAAGAGCGTTGACGCGACATTTAAGACCAAGCCAATTGGAATTGAGATTATTGGTTTAAGAATGACAAAACTTGGCCAGGATTTCGCAGAATTTACTTGGGACACCAATATCCCGGCCAGCTCCATTGTTGAATACACTGATTTGAAAACAGGAAAGACCCTTAGCCAAGGAGACAAGAGTTTAATTAAAGGCCATGTCTTTAAATTAGAAAAACTTGCTCTTAACACCGAGTATTCAGCAGTGGTAATTTGTCGGGATGAAGCTGGTAATGAAGCTAAGAGTACAAATATTGAGTTCACCACAGGCAAAGACAGTGTTGCCCCAACAATCACTCAAGTAAGAGCAAACTCCACGCTTTATCCAGGACAGGAATTAAAAGTTCAGACCATTATTGATTGGCAGACCAACGAACCAGCGACCAGTCAGCTTTTCTGGAAAGAAGGGTCAATGACAAATGCGCAAGTGTTCAGCTCTACTGTGGATACGGCTTTGACCAATAAACATGTGGTGGTGACCACTCGCTTTAAACCATCTACGGTCTACCGATTCTGGGTAGAATCAAAGGATATTGCTGGAAATACTGCCAGGTCAAAGGAATTTACTATCCTTACTCCGCAACGCACAGAGAGCGTGCTTGAAATGATAATTAGGAATTTTGAAGAAATATTCGGATGGACAAAAAGATTAAGATAA
- a CDS encoding ABC transporter ATP-binding protein, whose protein sequence is MEPLIKAQGLSVIYNAGRSNENRALDNVSIEIYPKEYIVLFGPSGCGKSTLLYVILGLRKPSLGSLFVNNRNVADFSESDLVEHRRRTMGIIFQAYHLIPTLDIMQNAVLPKMFINEGVVERELKAEMLLRRFEIWPQSKKFPSALSGGEQQRAAIVRALMNDPQIILADEPVGNLDSKSAGTVMETLKDINDKDGKTIILVTHDQRYLHYAHRAYFMQDGKIIREVINPEKKQFRKMTEREHVHEALFRMAKTYPHALVGELKAKVLADYLTRELSEYQCEILEKSIKDVLEKRINFDDLYSILDKPIEDGGVGLYKQTAQRFVDQIKELLKGAETLRVELGKEIPVSEQLELIMKLRRLLLDDYKGELSYLRAQRIEEGIEQRIKGTWDKKLFQELLDRPVKDGGVGLKRSTARRLAKKLEVILSQS, encoded by the coding sequence ATGGAACCCTTAATAAAGGCTCAAGGATTGAGCGTTATTTACAATGCTGGTCGTTCCAATGAGAATCGGGCGTTGGATAATGTGAGCATAGAAATATACCCAAAGGAATATATTGTCTTGTTTGGTCCGTCTGGTTGTGGAAAATCAACTTTACTTTATGTTATTTTAGGACTTAGAAAACCGAGCTTGGGCTCTCTTTTTGTCAATAACAGGAATGTTGCTGATTTTAGTGAGAGCGACTTAGTTGAACATCGCAGAAGAACAATGGGCATAATTTTTCAAGCGTATCATTTGATACCTACTTTGGATATTATGCAGAACGCTGTTCTCCCCAAGATGTTTATAAACGAGGGTGTAGTTGAAAGAGAGTTAAAGGCGGAAATGCTTTTAAGGCGTTTTGAAATTTGGCCCCAAAGTAAAAAATTTCCGTCTGCATTATCTGGCGGTGAGCAGCAGAGAGCTGCCATTGTAAGAGCGCTGATGAACGACCCGCAAATAATTTTAGCTGATGAGCCAGTTGGCAATTTGGACAGTAAGTCAGCGGGGACAGTAATGGAGACATTGAAAGATATCAATGATAAAGATGGGAAAACAATCATTTTAGTCACCCATGACCAGAGATATTTACATTACGCTCACAGAGCTTATTTTATGCAGGATGGTAAAATTATCCGCGAGGTTATTAATCCAGAGAAAAAACAATTTCGCAAAATGACAGAAAGAGAGCATGTCCACGAGGCCTTATTCAGAATGGCGAAAACATATCCGCACGCCTTAGTCGGCGAGCTGAAAGCAAAGGTCTTGGCTGATTATTTGACTAGGGAATTGAGCGAATACCAATGCGAAATTCTTGAAAAATCAATTAAGGATGTGTTGGAAAAAAGGATTAATTTTGATGACCTATATTCTATTTTAGACAAACCCATAGAAGACGGCGGAGTTGGTCTTTACAAGCAGACAGCCCAGAGGTTTGTTGACCAAATAAAAGAACTTTTGAAAGGAGCAGAAACCTTAAGGGTTGAGCTCGGAAAAGAAATACCAGTATCAGAGCAGTTAGAACTGATAATGAAGCTAAGAAGATTATTGCTTGATGATTATAAGGGAGAACTTTCTTATCTTCGAGCCCAAAGAATTGAAGAGGGGATAGAACAGAGAATAAAAGGAACTTGGGATAAAAAGTTATTTCAAGAACTTTTAGATAGACCAGTGAAAGACGGGGGAGTTGGTCTTAAGCGTTCCACAGCAAGGAGATTAGCCAAGAAATTAGAAGTTATTTTATCACAGTCGTAA